The DNA segment TATGATCAATGACAGTACCAGTGAAGACACAGCCATAATATTTTGCCAACTCTTACCTACTCCGTACATAATAAATGCTGTTACCATCAACATAGTGTTAATTAAGATAGATGTAAACACAACGAAGCCTGACCATATTCTCCTAAACCTTAAGTTCTTTTCCTTCGAAATTTCTGGATCTGAAGGATCTATCTGCTGTTTAGCTAATTCAATCATTTTATATGAAAAAAACATCAAAGCTGTCATAACTGTCTGTACTATGCATACTGAAAATACTGACAAAATTGACTTGTCTGCAAACGAATCGGCTTCACCGCGAAAATTAAAATGCACAGGTATTCTTTGCGGTATCTTTGGATACATATAGATGCCCACAGCTAATGTTAAAATTACTATTGCTGCAGGCAATAAAAACCATAAAGGCGATACAACTATCTTTTCCTTTCTAAAATCTATGTCTACAACTGCTACTTCTTTTTTCCCCTTGCTCCACTCTCTTTTAGATTTCAATGCAGCTATTTCATGGTGGGCTTTCATATACATTGCAAACATTATGATTACTTCAACAAAAATACCGCCAACAGCAAAATTTATATTTCTCATCTTGATGACGACAAGAATCAAAAAGATTAAGCTTACAGTTAAAAAATTTATTATATATACGGTTTTAATCCTCTGAATTTCCTTATCCTTCAAAAAATCTTTAGGAACATGCACTCCAAATACAATAGTTTTTCGAGTAATAAACGGCGTAATGACGCCCATTATGATTAATATGAAATATGGCATCAAAAGATTGATAAAATACAATCCCTTCACTTAAAAGACCTCCTATTCTTTGTTTTTGAATTTATGCAATATATTTTCACATATCTTCAATATTTCATCTTGCATCATTCCTCTGGAATACGCATTTGCTAATATTGGCTGAAGATCTTTCTCCAATTTCTCTATAAAATTATCATCGGCAAAAGCGTTTTTAGTTACGACGTAACCTTTCCTTCTGTGAACATTTAAAAATCCTTCATCTTTCAAAAGATCGTAAGCCTTTTTCACTGTATGAAAGTTTATGCCAAAATCACTTGCCAACTGCCGTATTGATGGCATCTCATCGCCTTCTTTGAGTATGCCTAAAGCTATTCCTTCTATTATTTGATTTTTAATCTGAGTATATATAGGAACATCTGACTCAAATTCTATCTTTAACAGCAATGTCTGCCTTCACCTCCACTGTAATATCTGTTATATATATAATATAACAAGTATTACAAAAAGTCAATCATATTTACCTAATACGAAGAAAAATCAGCAGATAGACTTCATCTGCTGATTTCTTTATGCTTTGACAGATACTTTTGTTCCCATAACCACAAGAACATGATGGATTTGCCCGTCATCTTTTAAGATGATTTTGTTATCACCAATTGTATTCCCATCAATAGAGATTTCACGTACGCCTCTGTTGACTCTTTCGGGATTTTCTACTTCAATTACATATTTCGTGCTATTTTTGTACGTGTACTCTATCTTGTATTTTGCCCAATCTTTTGGAACGCATGGATTGATGATAATCTCATCCCCTTCTTTCCTAAACCCTAAAATATGCTCGATGCCAACTCTGTACATCCATCCTGACGAACCTGTATACCAAGTCCAGCCTCCTCGTCCTGTATTTGGCTCTACAGCATATACATCGGCTGCCATTACATATGGCTCTACTTTGTACTTGGAGTTTTCTATAGGCGTCCTTGTATGGTTTATAGGATTTATCATAGAGTAAAGCCTATAAGCCTTGTCGCCATCGCCAATCATTGCATAGGCCATTATAGCCCATATCGCTGCATGTGTGTACTGCCCTCCATTTTCTCTTACTCCAGGCACATACCCTTTGATATAACCTGGATTCAAATCCCCTTTATCAAATGGCGGTGATAGAAGCTTAATTATGGCATTATCATAGTCAATCAAGTAATTTTCAAGGGCATCAAGTGCTTCTCTCACTCTATCCCATTTGGCTGCTCCCGAAATTGCAGCCCATGATTGTGCTATCGAATCTATCTTGCACTCGTTATTCTGGCTTGACCCAAGTGGGATGCCATTATCAAAATATGCCCTTCTATACCAGCTTCCATCCCATCCGTACTCTTCAATCGATTTTATTATATCACTGGCAACCCTTTCATAATTTTCACTTCTTTCATAGTCATTTTTCTCAATGCATATCTTAGAAAATTTCTTTAGTGTGACATGCATAAACCAACCAAGCCACACGCTTTCACCTTTTCCTTTGTTGCCTACCATATTCATGCCATCATTCCAATCACCTGACCCCATTAGCGGTATTCCATGTTGTCCAAATTTCAGTGAATGTTCTATGGCTCTTATACAGTGTTCATAAACTGTGGCAGTTTCGTCTGATACTTCGGGTTTGCCATACCTTTCATCTTCGTCGTCTTTTAATGGTTCTTCATTTAAAAACGGAATTTGTATATCTAGTATTTTTGTATCACCCGTTACAGTAACATAATCCGCTACAGCGTACGGCAACCATAAAAGGTCATCTGAGTATTTCGTACGTATTCCTTTGTCAGTCACGGGATGCCACCAGTGAAGTACGTCTCCTTCTTTAAACTGATGTGCGCAGGCGTTTAATATTTGAGCTCTCGTAAGCTCTGGCGCAACGTACACCACATTCATCGTATCTTGTAGTTGGTCTCTAAATCCGTATGCACCACCTGACTGATAAAATGCGGATCTGGCCCATATTCTGCATGATATAGTCTGATACAATAGCCAACCATTCAAAAGCAAATCTAAAGATTTGTCAGGTGTCATTACATTTATTGTTCCGACGAAGTTATTCCAGAATGTATCGACGTAACTTAGTGCTTCCTTCACATTATTAATATTTTTGTAATAACTTACAATGCGTCTGACATCATCTACAGACACGCCAGTTCCCAGTAAAAATGCCAGCTCTTTTTCCTCATTTTCTTCTAATTCGACAATGACTTGAATTGTAGCACATGGGCTTAAACTAATTCCTACATTATTCGATAGCGATTCCATTTTTAATGCTTCAGGTCGTTTAGTGTCAAAATCCAGTCCCAGAAATTCCGACAAGTTCCCAGTGTACGATTGAACTCTGACAGATGAGCTTACAAATGAAATCCTGTCCTTAAAATCTTCGTTGTACACATTTTTTATTAAGAGCCCATCGATTTCTTCATTCATCTCTGTAACCACATAAGGGGATGTTATGCTTTCTGAAACGCCTAATACAGGTTTTATAAAGTAATACAAACTTAACCTTCTTTTCTCGCCACTTATGTTTTTTAATTTTACAAGCGATATCTTAACGGTATCGTTCATAGGCACAAACTCTAACATTTC comes from the Thermoanaerobacterium aotearoense genome and includes:
- a CDS encoding GntR family transcriptional regulator, yielding MLLKIEFESDVPIYTQIKNQIIEGIALGILKEGDEMPSIRQLASDFGINFHTVKKAYDLLKDEGFLNVHRRKGYVVTKNAFADDNFIEKLEKDLQPILANAYSRGMMQDEILKICENILHKFKNKE
- a CDS encoding DUF1648 domain-containing protein, whose amino-acid sequence is MKGLYFINLLMPYFILIIMGVITPFITRKTIVFGVHVPKDFLKDKEIQRIKTVYIINFLTVSLIFLILVVIKMRNINFAVGGIFVEVIIMFAMYMKAHHEIAALKSKREWSKGKKEVAVVDIDFRKEKIVVSPLWFLLPAAIVILTLAVGIYMYPKIPQRIPVHFNFRGEADSFADKSILSVFSVCIVQTVMTALMFFSYKMIELAKQQIDPSDPEISKEKNLRFRRIWSGFVVFTSILINTMLMVTAFIMYGVGKSWQNIMAVSSLVLSLIILIIVIVLSIKTGQGGERIKIGKENDKLTSVDRDDDKYWKGGLIYYNPDDPALFVEKRFGVGWTFNFARPTAWLFILFVILIILVIALIK